In uncultured Methanobacterium sp., a genomic segment contains:
- a CDS encoding VWA domain-containing protein, whose translation MDKIVTFSGLLREKGIPVSIRSTHTGTQVSKLMDENDPLFKEALAAVYVKEQKQRESFNQLFEEFFEEVTVGDSEDEGDDGTSPSPQKNVWSTKKSQTWVIHHQEDDANNCKAPEISSNEFNYHPPLDDYTKTKDDSDLLSRDINTLTSFEPELFILCQKMGKKIAMVRSRRQRQASIMRPDVRRTIRKNLQNGGALIDLVKSKPRIKKNHHFFLNDVSGSCDWISNWFFCLIYAAQNSFRRVRVFDFDNRTVETTNAMTEPSMMDAFIKVRDIRQKKLMIHGTSNMFQAFESFLNSVQLNRRSTLMILSDCRDWAGPKVDGIPESAQLVEKMSRKCHKVMIFNPEDKKKWDVVDSCVSHYRDAGAQIHEVRNLNQLANLVRDI comes from the coding sequence ATGGACAAGATCGTCACATTCTCTGGTTTGTTAAGGGAAAAGGGGATCCCAGTTAGTATTAGAAGTACTCATACTGGTACACAGGTTTCAAAGTTAATGGATGAGAATGATCCTCTTTTTAAGGAAGCCCTGGCCGCTGTATATGTTAAGGAACAGAAACAAAGAGAATCATTTAACCAGCTTTTTGAAGAATTCTTTGAAGAAGTCACAGTTGGTGATTCAGAAGATGAAGGCGATGATGGAACATCCCCCTCACCCCAAAAGAATGTTTGGTCCACTAAAAAATCCCAGACATGGGTGATTCACCATCAGGAAGACGATGCCAATAACTGTAAGGCACCGGAAATAAGTTCCAATGAATTTAATTATCACCCTCCACTGGATGATTACACCAAAACTAAGGATGATTCAGATCTTCTTTCCAGAGATATCAACACCCTGACCTCATTTGAACCAGAACTTTTCATTTTATGCCAGAAGATGGGTAAGAAAATTGCCATGGTCAGAAGCAGGCGCCAACGTCAGGCCAGTATCATGCGTCCTGATGTCCGGCGTACCATACGTAAAAATCTTCAAAATGGTGGGGCGCTCATAGATCTGGTGAAAAGTAAGCCTCGCATAAAAAAGAATCATCACTTCTTCCTGAATGATGTGAGTGGATCCTGTGACTGGATCAGTAACTGGTTCTTCTGTCTTATTTACGCTGCCCAGAACTCTTTCCGGAGGGTTAGGGTTTTTGACTTTGACAATAGAACTGTTGAAACCACCAATGCCATGACCGAACCCAGTATGATGGATGCTTTTATCAAAGTACGTGACATCCGGCAGAAAAAACTGATGATCCACGGAACCAGTAACATGTTCCAGGCCTTTGAATCATTTCTGAACAGTGTTCAGCTTAACCGACGCTCCACTCTGATGATACTCAGTGATTGCAGGGACTGGGCTGGTCCCAAGGTTGATGGCATACCAGAAAGTGCCCAACTGGTGGAAAAAATGAGTCGTAAATGCCATAAGGTGATGATATTCAATCCAGAAGATAAGAAAAAATGGGATGTGGTTGATAGCTGTGTATCCCATTACCGTGATGCCGGAGCCCAGATCCATGAAGTGCGAAATCTCAATCAGCTGGCAAATTTAGTGAGGGATATTTAA
- a CDS encoding MoxR family ATPase, producing the protein MKNALTRTNYIPDDNIITILFLSLELGKPILVEGPPGTGKTELAKAIARALERDFFRVQCYEGITFEQMVGEWNYQRQLLHLEMSRLKETDQDVFSEEFFIKRPLIQAFINPKPTVMLIDEIDKADEEVESFLLQALGEKEITVNDLGTFTLKNDLLVVLTSNSQRMLLDETRDRCLFLYIDYPTLEREVEIVKALVPDAPHEMVEKVVGLIQKIRKLDLVKIPSIRATVDWVRTLLATGEEDASNESLEKTVRVVLKSEEDRKKVDSRIFR; encoded by the coding sequence ATTAAAAATGCTCTTACCCGGACTAATTACATTCCTGACGATAACATAATAACCATCCTTTTCCTCTCCCTCGAACTGGGAAAACCTATCCTGGTTGAAGGACCACCTGGAACCGGGAAAACTGAACTGGCCAAGGCAATTGCAAGAGCACTGGAAAGGGATTTTTTCAGGGTGCAGTGCTATGAGGGAATAACCTTCGAGCAGATGGTGGGAGAATGGAATTACCAGAGGCAATTACTGCACCTGGAGATGTCCCGTCTGAAAGAAACAGATCAGGATGTATTTAGTGAGGAGTTTTTTATTAAAAGACCATTAATCCAGGCATTTATTAACCCTAAACCCACGGTAATGCTCATTGATGAAATTGACAAGGCAGATGAAGAGGTGGAAAGTTTCCTTCTCCAGGCACTGGGAGAAAAAGAGATAACCGTAAATGACCTGGGAACCTTCACCCTTAAAAATGATCTTCTGGTAGTTTTAACCTCCAATTCCCAGAGAATGTTACTGGATGAGACCCGTGATAGGTGCCTTTTCCTGTATATTGATTATCCCACTCTGGAAAGAGAAGTTGAAATAGTTAAAGCACTGGTTCCTGATGCACCCCACGAAATGGTGGAGAAAGTAGTGGGACTTATCCAGAAGATACGGAAACTGGACCTGGTGAAAATACCCTCAATCAGGGCAACTGTTGATTGGGTTCGAACACTCCTGGCAACTGGAGAGGAAGATGCCAGTAATGAATCCCTGGAAAAAACAGTACGAGTGGTTTTGAAGTCAGAAGAAGACAGGAAAAAAGTTGATAGTCGCATATTTCGATAA
- a CDS encoding TRAM domain-containing protein: protein MFGSSNDRGNSSPINEGGEYDVKIEDTGRDGDGIARIEGFVVFVSGAKEGEEVRIRINSVRRNFAFAEVID from the coding sequence ATGTTTGGAAGTAGTAATGATAGAGGAAATTCTTCACCAATTAATGAAGGTGGAGAGTACGATGTAAAGATTGAAGATACTGGTAGGGACGGAGACGGAATTGCCCGTATTGAAGGTTTTGTGGTTTTTGTTTCAGGTGCAAAAGAAGGAGAAGAAGTTAGAATCAGAATTAATTCTGTTCGAAGAAACTTCGCCTTTGCTGAAGTAATAGACTAA
- a CDS encoding PAS domain S-box protein, which yields MSIYKSIFQTSLDAMLLTKPDGSILAANHTAEKMFGMSQDEIIAVGRDGLLIQDESFHAAIKERAQKGRIKAELIFKRKNGSLFKGEVTSTFFTDEDKILKTHSVIRDISDRQKAEESLQESERKWRILFETLPVGVSVLDKERNVVYYNPSLGKILGLSKDDLISKKFVNRKYVYSDMNELSFDEIPSNKAFNEKKLVHEEIGVIKEDNSIIWTMVSATPLPFSDLSVIIVTSDITARKNVEEDLKRHAALLDVSYEAIFSWNFENGILSWNQGAETLYGYNKKESIGSNSHNLLKTQFPIDLNEFLEKLKKDKIWSGELVHARKDGKRIIVESRLQLIEENSGEIVVIETNRDITDRKKSEIKLNETLDNLEEIVEERTKELELANDYNRNLIETSLDPLVTIGPDGKITDVNKATEKVTGYLRGELVGNDFADYFTEPDKAKKGYKEVFQYGLVRDYPLEIRHKNGTLTPVLYNASIYRDGSGEVVGVFAAARDITELKKAEKELREYWENLEEEVKLRTEELAKSNADLEQFAYVASHDLREPLRMITSFLQLLDRRYNGQLDSDGREFINFAVDGAKRLDKMIIDLLEYSRIANKEMMFSEVDFEKVIDQVKLNLNIIIYENNAEVTYDYLPKRVMADENQMIVLFQNLVGNAIKYRSNEKPKIHISAQKEKKFFTFKVKDNGIGMDSKYLERIFTIFQRLHTHNEYEGSGIGLSIAQRIVHQHGGEIWVESEPGKGSTFIFTIKI from the coding sequence TTGAGCATTTATAAGAGTATTTTTCAAACTAGTTTAGATGCTATGTTACTCACTAAGCCTGATGGTTCTATTCTTGCTGCAAACCATACAGCTGAAAAAATGTTTGGTATGAGTCAAGATGAAATTATAGCAGTTGGGAGAGATGGTTTACTTATCCAAGACGAATCTTTCCATGCCGCAATCAAAGAAAGAGCTCAAAAAGGTAGGATAAAAGCAGAGTTAATATTTAAACGAAAAAATGGTTCCCTTTTTAAGGGGGAAGTGACTTCTACATTTTTCACAGATGAAGATAAAATTTTAAAGACACATAGTGTTATTAGAGATATTTCGGATCGTCAAAAAGCTGAAGAATCTCTTCAAGAAAGTGAAAGAAAATGGAGAATACTTTTTGAAACCCTGCCGGTAGGTGTTTCGGTTCTTGATAAAGAAAGAAATGTTGTGTATTATAATCCTTCATTAGGTAAAATTTTGGGATTATCGAAAGATGATTTAATATCAAAAAAATTTGTGAATCGTAAATACGTATATTCTGACATGAATGAATTATCTTTTGATGAAATTCCCAGCAACAAAGCTTTTAATGAGAAAAAATTGGTTCATGAAGAAATTGGAGTAATAAAAGAAGATAATTCAATTATTTGGACCATGGTAAGTGCAACTCCCCTTCCCTTTTCTGATTTGAGTGTCATAATAGTTACTTCTGATATTACTGCACGTAAAAATGTTGAAGAAGATTTAAAAAGGCACGCAGCTTTATTAGATGTTTCTTATGAAGCCATTTTCTCCTGGAATTTTGAAAATGGAATATTATCATGGAATCAAGGTGCTGAAACCTTGTATGGGTACAATAAAAAAGAATCTATTGGCTCAAATAGTCATAATTTACTTAAAACTCAGTTTCCCATTGATTTAAATGAATTCCTTGAAAAGCTAAAAAAAGATAAAATATGGTCAGGTGAATTGGTCCATGCACGAAAAGATGGAAAAAGAATTATCGTTGAAAGCCGTTTACAGTTAATAGAAGAAAATTCTGGGGAAATAGTTGTTATTGAAACCAATCGGGATATCACAGACCGTAAAAAATCTGAAATTAAACTTAATGAAACATTGGATAATCTTGAAGAAATAGTTGAAGAACGCACTAAAGAATTAGAATTAGCCAATGATTACAATCGTAATCTCATTGAAACATCGTTAGATCCACTGGTTACAATCGGGCCGGATGGTAAGATCACCGATGTGAATAAAGCCACTGAAAAGGTTACTGGCTATTTGCGGGGGGAACTTGTGGGTAATGATTTTGCCGATTATTTCACAGAACCTGATAAAGCTAAGAAAGGTTACAAAGAAGTTTTCCAGTATGGACTGGTTAGGGATTATCCATTGGAGATCAGGCATAAAAATGGCACTTTAACTCCTGTTTTGTATAATGCTTCCATTTATAGAGATGGGTCTGGGGAAGTAGTGGGTGTTTTTGCTGCTGCACGTGATATAACTGAACTTAAAAAAGCAGAAAAAGAACTCAGGGAATACTGGGAAAATCTGGAAGAAGAGGTTAAACTGCGCACTGAAGAACTTGCAAAATCTAACGCTGACCTGGAACAGTTTGCTTATGTTGCTTCACATGATCTTAGAGAGCCTTTAAGGATGATTACTTCATTTTTACAGTTATTAGATCGGCGATATAATGGTCAGTTGGATAGTGATGGTCGTGAATTCATAAATTTTGCTGTGGATGGTGCTAAACGTCTGGATAAAATGATCATTGACCTGTTGGAATATTCTAGAATAGCCAATAAAGAAATGATGTTCAGTGAAGTTGACTTTGAAAAAGTAATTGACCAAGTTAAATTAAATCTCAACATCATAATTTATGAGAATAATGCAGAGGTAACTTATGATTATTTACCTAAACGTGTCATGGCTGATGAGAATCAGATGATTGTCCTATTCCAGAATCTTGTTGGTAATGCTATTAAGTATCGCAGCAATGAAAAACCTAAAATCCATATTTCTGCCCAGAAGGAGAAGAAATTTTTCACTTTTAAGGTGAAGGATAATGGAATAGGTATGGATTCTAAATATTTAGAACGCATTTTCACCATTTTTCAGAGATTACACACTCATAATGAGTATGAAGGTTCTGGAATTGGTTTATCCATTGCCCAGAGAATTGTGCATCAGCATGGTGGTGAAATCTGGGTTGAATCCGAACCTGGAAAAGGTAGCACATTCATTTTCACCATCAAAATTTGA
- a CDS encoding DUF488 family protein, producing the protein MIQIKRAYHEAGENDGYRILIDRLWPRGVSKEKLKIDRWMKEIAPSDELRKSFGHDPDKWETFQTEYRRELEDKSELINMIKKLEEKMGNITLIYAAKDEKHNNAVVLLELLNKTEYI; encoded by the coding sequence ATGATCCAGATAAAAAGAGCTTACCATGAAGCTGGTGAAAACGATGGTTATAGAATATTAATTGACCGCCTGTGGCCTCGTGGAGTTAGCAAGGAAAAACTGAAAATAGATCGGTGGATGAAGGAAATTGCTCCATCGGATGAACTTAGAAAATCATTTGGACATGACCCTGATAAATGGGAAACTTTTCAGACAGAATACAGGAGGGAACTGGAAGATAAAAGTGAATTAATTAATATGATCAAAAAATTAGAAGAAAAAATGGGAAATATAACTCTTATTTACGCAGCCAAAGATGAAAAACATAACAATGCTGTGGTTTTACTCGAATTACTCAATAAAACAGAATATATTTAA
- a CDS encoding isochorismatase family protein, with product MVNLKDKKLDLLTDKNSVLVLVDYQPAMIKSIASGDKTLIKNAAIGAAKAAKILDIPVVLSTINPRQNGDFFPEITGLFPDQEVFSREILSFDAFEDDKTWKAVRAAGREKIVVSGLWTSMCFTYTTLHGLKEGHQVYGLIDAAGDSTPDAHEYGIQRMLQAGVIPITLESLVSEWMHDWENPKAGELVKEVYSKYGAMIGL from the coding sequence TTGGTAAATCTTAAAGATAAAAAATTGGATTTGTTAACCGATAAAAACAGTGTTCTAGTTTTAGTTGACTATCAGCCCGCCATGATTAAAAGCATAGCTTCCGGAGATAAAACTCTGATTAAAAATGCTGCCATTGGTGCTGCAAAGGCAGCAAAGATCTTAGACATCCCAGTGGTTTTATCTACCATTAATCCCAGACAAAATGGGGATTTTTTCCCGGAAATTACTGGATTATTCCCAGACCAGGAAGTATTTTCCAGGGAAATATTAAGTTTTGATGCATTTGAAGATGATAAAACATGGAAAGCTGTCAGGGCTGCTGGTAGAGAAAAGATAGTTGTTTCAGGATTATGGACCAGTATGTGTTTTACATATACAACCCTGCATGGTTTGAAGGAAGGACACCAAGTTTATGGTTTAATTGATGCCGCAGGTGATTCTACACCAGATGCTCATGAGTATGGAATCCAGAGAATGCTGCAGGCAGGGGTTATTCCCATTACTTTGGAGTCCCTAGTCTCAGAGTGGATGCATGACTGGGAAAACCCAAAAGCTGGAGAGCTGGTCAAAGAAGTTTATTCTAAATATGGGGCGATGATCGGACTTTAA
- a CDS encoding cell surface protein, which translates to MKRKMGTNLFKSLFLIMILFLGASNASAAQWEVGSDQVYTTIQSAIDNGNTLDDDVINVHSGTYTEDVIVNKKLTIQVNSGDEVQLQATNTGFSVVNDSTGDGSGSTIDGFNISNSASGTGINVSADNCTVKNNDINGGTTGIAVSGANTTLSDNVITGQSETGILGNLTGGFFTVTGNSISNIIGGGLANGITVSTNGSVTDFNISENTISKISAVGVNGSVFAIQLGKSKGADGNPEMANVTNLVVTKNIISQISATSAIMGMELISNSNNAIISDNDIYQLNTGTGGSVYALEAAIIGNGTVLVSKNQISKIYGEEQAAGIVTIALGYLKLENNLVSDISKAKATVAVLGLGLLNNATFENNSVSNITSPSTAAGIVGVSLGNLNMLHNTVMGVNGTNDVSMVTAGFNTTLVDGNNLEGDGSGIGIVICSPNGTINYNRIVNYDYYIQNFLFSNFGPNIDEMLKPIDDAMKKHPELEPILKPIRDDLDKMFHRLENSNTTATYNWYGTNSPAEDKFFKGNGTLNYTPWLVLNINASPSTINAGATSAITADVYHDSEGGDHSADAAMFFSGPQVTFTTDMGNLGSKSVVTSWINGFAMVILRAEEGPGIATVTAADYQIVQTAVTILGTQECSTSVNTANNTIGMQETGIPITTLLLAVFMVFSGMLLKRQ; encoded by the coding sequence TTGAAAAGAAAAATGGGAACGAATTTGTTTAAGAGTTTATTTTTAATAATGATTTTATTTTTAGGTGCCAGTAATGCATCGGCAGCTCAATGGGAAGTGGGTTCTGATCAAGTTTATACTACCATCCAATCAGCAATTGATAATGGGAATACCCTTGATGATGATGTTATCAATGTTCACAGTGGAACCTACACTGAAGATGTTATTGTCAATAAAAAACTGACCATACAAGTTAACTCTGGTGATGAAGTCCAATTACAGGCCACTAATACTGGATTTAGCGTAGTGAACGATTCTACAGGCGATGGAAGTGGAAGTACCATTGATGGGTTTAATATATCGAATTCAGCCTCAGGAACAGGAATTAATGTGAGTGCAGATAACTGTACGGTGAAAAATAATGATATCAATGGAGGTACGACGGGAATTGCAGTTTCCGGAGCTAATACTACTCTAAGTGACAATGTTATAACTGGCCAGTCCGAAACTGGTATTCTGGGAAATCTAACTGGAGGTTTCTTCACAGTTACTGGAAACAGCATATCGAATATTATTGGTGGAGGATTAGCAAATGGTATTACAGTTAGTACCAATGGCAGTGTGACAGATTTTAATATCTCCGAAAACACCATTTCCAAAATCAGCGCAGTGGGGGTTAATGGTAGTGTTTTTGCAATACAACTGGGAAAGAGTAAAGGTGCAGATGGTAATCCAGAAATGGCCAATGTCACCAATTTGGTAGTTACCAAAAATATTATAAGCCAAATAAGCGCAACCAGTGCCATTATGGGAATGGAACTAATTAGTAACAGTAATAATGCCATAATTTCCGATAATGACATATACCAACTAAATACAGGAACCGGTGGCTCTGTTTATGCACTTGAAGCTGCAATTATTGGAAATGGAACAGTTCTGGTCTCAAAAAACCAAATATCAAAAATATATGGAGAGGAACAGGCTGCCGGAATTGTGACCATAGCTTTAGGTTATTTGAAATTAGAAAATAATCTGGTTTCAGATATTAGTAAAGCCAAAGCAACAGTGGCAGTTTTAGGTTTAGGGTTGTTAAATAATGCAACCTTTGAAAATAACAGTGTTTCCAATATCACATCTCCCAGTACAGCAGCTGGAATTGTGGGCGTATCACTAGGAAACTTAAACATGTTACATAATACGGTAATGGGGGTAAATGGAACTAATGATGTTTCCATGGTTACTGCTGGTTTTAACACGACCCTAGTTGATGGAAATAACCTGGAAGGGGATGGTTCAGGAATTGGTATTGTTATATGTTCGCCCAACGGGACCATAAACTATAATCGGATTGTAAACTACGATTATTATATCCAGAATTTCTTATTTTCCAACTTTGGACCTAATATCGATGAAATGCTTAAACCAATTGATGATGCCATGAAGAAACATCCAGAACTGGAACCTATCTTAAAGCCCATAAGGGATGATCTGGATAAGATGTTTCACCGATTGGAAAACAGCAATACCACTGCCACCTATAACTGGTACGGTACCAACTCCCCAGCTGAAGATAAATTCTTCAAAGGAAATGGAACTTTAAACTATACTCCCTGGCTGGTTTTAAATATTAATGCCAGTCCATCCACAATCAATGCCGGTGCAACTTCTGCCATAACTGCAGATGTTTACCATGATTCAGAGGGCGGTGATCACAGTGCAGATGCTGCCATGTTCTTCAGTGGACCCCAAGTCACATTCACCACTGACATGGGTAACTTGGGAAGTAAATCAGTGGTAACTTCATGGATCAATGGTTTTGCAATGGTAATCTTAAGAGCAGAGGAAGGTCCGGGTATTGCTACGGTTACTGCTGCTGATTACCAAATAGTTCAGACCGCCGTAACCATCCTTGGAACACAAGAATGCTCAACATCAGTAAATACAGCTAATAATACTATAGGGATGCAAGAAACTGGAATACCCATCACCACACTACTGTTGGCTGTGTTTATGGTGTTCTCTGGAATGTTACTAAAGCGCCAATAA
- a CDS encoding flavodoxin family protein — protein sequence MKVVGFTGSPREGSNTEILVEEMLKGSSDAGAQTKIFNLTDMNIAPCKACMHCKVNQGVCATDDDMQEIYKELKESDGLIVGSPLYFGQMSAQTKPFIDRLFAFYIPDSEVNSKKNMAFVFSQGNPDENSFSEYYDYTKSIFEMAYNVVDVLVSYGNQLPGDVKNKTDVLENAREIGKKIVESN from the coding sequence ATGAAAGTAGTAGGATTTACAGGAAGCCCAAGAGAGGGTAGTAACACAGAAATTCTTGTTGAAGAAATGCTTAAAGGATCATCTGATGCAGGAGCCCAAACAAAGATCTTCAACTTGACCGATATGAATATAGCTCCATGTAAGGCCTGTATGCACTGTAAAGTTAATCAAGGTGTATGTGCTACAGACGATGATATGCAGGAGATTTACAAAGAATTAAAAGAATCAGATGGTTTAATAGTAGGTTCACCTCTATACTTTGGACAGATGTCCGCACAAACTAAACCATTCATAGACAGGCTTTTTGCTTTCTATATACCTGATTCTGAAGTAAACAGTAAAAAAAATATGGCATTTGTATTTTCACAGGGAAATCCTGACGAAAACAGTTTTTCAGAATATTATGATTACACAAAATCCATTTTTGAAATGGCATATAATGTGGTTGATGTTTTAGTTTCTTATGGAAATCAACTACCCGGTGATGTTAAAAATAAAACCGATGTCCTTGAAAATGCCAGGGAGATAGGTAAAAAAATAGTTGAATCAAATTAA
- a CDS encoding TetR/AcrR family transcriptional regulator encodes MVNETEEKILKAALKLFSQNGYAGATTKIIAAQAGFTEMTLYTKFQNKQNLFDQVMIYGMKKLNEDAVSILFIEKEFEDPLDFLDTYVRNLDKFVWNNFEFFKLRFNQDREMTEQFLMEGSYDFSKYIEKHIPNQKIDYMAFTLTIFSFVYMYNLGKYHGRQDTSIDNVLDKFIYNISLSIH; translated from the coding sequence ATGGTAAATGAAACTGAAGAAAAAATTTTAAAAGCCGCTTTAAAATTATTCAGTCAAAACGGATATGCTGGAGCTACTACTAAAATCATAGCAGCACAAGCTGGTTTTACAGAGATGACTTTATATACCAAATTCCAAAACAAACAGAACCTTTTTGATCAGGTTATGATTTATGGTATGAAAAAATTGAATGAAGATGCAGTTTCAATTTTATTTATTGAGAAGGAATTTGAAGACCCCCTGGACTTTTTAGATACCTACGTCAGAAATTTGGATAAATTTGTCTGGAATAATTTTGAATTCTTCAAATTAAGGTTTAATCAGGATAGGGAAATGACTGAACAGTTCCTCATGGAAGGTTCATACGATTTCAGTAAATATATTGAAAAACACATTCCCAACCAAAAAATAGATTATATGGCGTTCACACTTACCATATTCTCATTCGTATACATGTACAATCTCGGAAAGTACCATGGCCGCCAGGACACAAGCATTGACAATGTTTTAGATAAATTCATCTATAATATTTCCTTATCCATCCACTAA
- a CDS encoding TetR/AcrR family transcriptional regulator has protein sequence MVDCKVDETEQKILDAALSLFSEKGYGGATTKIIASKAGFTEMTLYTKFKTKQNLFDQVMLRGQKKLNEDAYTILFVDKEFKDPLDFLDTYVKNLEKFIWNNFEFFKLRFNQDREMTEQFLMEGSYDFSKYIEKHLPNQKIDYMAFALSIFSFVYMFDLGKYHGRQDTSIEVVLDKFIYNLSLSLR, from the coding sequence ATGGTTGATTGTAAGGTAGATGAAACTGAACAAAAAATCTTAGATGCCGCGTTATCATTGTTTAGTGAAAAGGGATATGGTGGTGCTACTACTAAAATTATAGCATCTAAAGCTGGTTTTACTGAGATGACTTTATATACAAAATTTAAAACTAAACAAAATCTTTTTGATCAGGTTATGCTTCGCGGCCAAAAAAAATTAAATGAAGACGCATATACCATTTTATTTGTTGATAAGGAATTTAAAGACCCTCTGGACTTTTTAGATACCTACGTTAAGAATTTGGAGAAGTTTATCTGGAATAATTTTGAATTCTTCAAATTAAGGTTTAATCAGGATAGAGAAATGACTGAACAGTTCCTGATGGAAGGTTCATACGATTTCAGTAAATATATTGAAAAACATCTTCCCAATCAGAAAATAGATTACATGGCATTTGCACTTTCCATATTCTCATTTGTATACATGTTCGACCTCGGCAAGTATCATGGCCGCCAGGATACAAGCATTGAAGTTGTTTTAGACAAATTCATCTATAATTTATCTCTGTCACTCAGATAA